In Arthrobacter sp. QXT-31, one genomic interval encodes:
- a CDS encoding LacI family DNA-binding transcriptional regulator, with translation MSSPTIRDVAQRAGVSLTTVSYVLSGRSGGTTRISASTQERVMAAVDDLGYVPNQAARGMRRGRTDVVAIAIEDLEWPADRALAMAAAAILPRHGYQPVILLGRSWRQFMLAGGADGVIVGVLPSSEEEDRAIAELARRGIAQVVISESVHAEQAVALLMDRMAAAA, from the coding sequence ATGTCCAGCCCCACCATCCGGGACGTTGCGCAACGGGCCGGGGTCTCACTGACTACGGTGTCCTACGTGCTGTCCGGCAGGAGCGGAGGCACCACCCGGATCAGTGCGTCCACGCAGGAACGGGTCATGGCCGCCGTCGACGACCTCGGCTACGTGCCCAACCAGGCGGCGCGGGGAATGCGCCGCGGCAGGACGGACGTGGTGGCCATCGCCATTGAGGACCTTGAATGGCCGGCCGACCGGGCACTGGCCATGGCCGCTGCCGCGATACTTCCCCGGCACGGCTACCAGCCGGTCATCCTGCTTGGCCGGTCGTGGCGGCAGTTCATGCTGGCCGGCGGCGCCGACGGCGTCATCGTGGGCGTCCTGCCCTCCAGCGAGGAAGAGGACCGTGCCATCGCCGAACTGGCCAGGCGCGGCATCGCGCAGGTGGTTATCTCCGAATCGGTGCACGCCGAACAGGCCGTCGCGCTGCTCATGGACCGGATGGCGGCAGCCGCGTAA
- a CDS encoding APC family permease encodes MSKTSDEVYDATPEGDAPELKRVLGPKLLLLFIVGDILGAGVYAVTGTMAGTVGGIVWLPFLLAFVVATLTAFSYLELVTQYPQAAGAALYTHKAFGIHFVTFLVAFAVVCSGITSASTSANVLAQNFFGGLEINGWIDAPGQGAVTAVALGFMLLLAVINLRGVGESVKFNVVLTLVEMTALCIVIGVGFYAMAQGGGNLEEITVFTDGQDKGLFLAVTAATSIAFFAMVGFEDSVNMVEETHHPERIFPRTMLTGLGIAVILYMLVAISVVTVLTPTELAGIREAEGAALLEVVHKGSPDFPIDRIFPFLAVFAVANTALINMLMASRLIYGMARQDVLPRPLGKVLPGRRTPWAGIAFSTVLALGLIWYVTSDPESNIVANLSGTTAFLLLCVFTVVNVACLVLRRRRDPNREVFFTSPGQLPLVAALLCAFLAGPWVGRSAIQYQIAGGLMAIGVLLWLVTWLVNRRTNRAAGSGANETA; translated from the coding sequence ATGAGCAAGACGTCCGATGAAGTGTACGACGCAACCCCGGAAGGCGACGCGCCCGAGCTCAAGCGGGTCCTCGGACCAAAGCTCCTGCTCCTCTTCATCGTTGGCGACATCCTCGGTGCGGGCGTGTACGCAGTCACCGGGACCATGGCCGGCACGGTGGGAGGCATCGTATGGCTCCCTTTCCTGCTGGCCTTCGTCGTGGCGACGCTGACCGCATTTTCCTACCTTGAGCTGGTAACGCAATACCCGCAGGCAGCCGGCGCCGCGCTCTACACCCACAAGGCGTTCGGTATCCACTTCGTCACCTTCCTGGTGGCGTTCGCCGTTGTCTGCTCCGGCATCACCAGCGCGTCGACGTCGGCGAACGTGCTCGCCCAGAACTTCTTCGGCGGCCTCGAGATCAACGGTTGGATCGACGCCCCCGGGCAGGGGGCCGTCACCGCGGTTGCGCTCGGCTTCATGCTCCTGCTGGCAGTGATCAACCTGCGCGGCGTAGGCGAGAGCGTGAAATTCAACGTGGTGCTCACCCTGGTGGAGATGACCGCACTGTGCATCGTGATCGGGGTGGGCTTCTACGCGATGGCGCAGGGCGGAGGAAACCTCGAAGAGATCACTGTCTTCACAGACGGACAGGACAAGGGCCTGTTCCTTGCTGTCACCGCGGCCACGTCCATCGCCTTCTTCGCCATGGTGGGCTTCGAGGACTCGGTGAACATGGTCGAGGAAACCCACCATCCCGAGCGGATCTTTCCGCGGACCATGCTCACCGGCCTGGGTATCGCGGTGATCCTCTACATGCTGGTGGCCATCTCCGTGGTCACCGTGCTCACACCCACCGAACTCGCGGGAATCAGGGAAGCCGAGGGCGCTGCACTCCTCGAGGTGGTGCACAAGGGCTCGCCGGACTTCCCGATCGACAGGATCTTCCCGTTCCTGGCGGTGTTCGCCGTGGCCAACACCGCTCTCATCAACATGCTCATGGCCAGCCGGCTGATCTACGGCATGGCCCGCCAGGACGTCCTGCCGCGGCCGCTGGGCAAGGTGCTGCCCGGCCGGCGGACTCCGTGGGCCGGCATCGCGTTCTCCACGGTCCTCGCGCTGGGGCTGATCTGGTACGTCACCAGCGATCCCGAGAGCAACATCGTGGCGAACCTTTCCGGCACCACCGCTTTCCTGCTGCTGTGCGTGTTCACCGTGGTGAACGTGGCGTGTCTTGTTCTTCGCCGGAGGAGGGACCCCAATAGGGAGGTGTTCTTCACCTCGCCGGGGCAGCTGCCGCTCGTCGCTGCGCTTCTTTGTGCCTTCCTCGCCGGTCCGTGGGTCGGCCGGAGCGCCATCCAGTACCAGATCGCCGGTGGACTGATGGCAATTGGCGTCCTTTTGTGGCTGGTCACATGGCTGGTCAACAGGAGGACCAACCGCGCGGCGGGCTCGGGAGCGAACGAGACCGCATGA
- a CDS encoding LysR family transcriptional regulator substrate-binding protein: MPAEDEPTLDPAAPDSPPRELRFAYVAGVTPGKWVRRWQERMPHVPVRSFMSDGGSQLSVLRDGSADLSFVRLPVEREGLNVIPLYEEQPVVVAPKGHEISVFEDVALEDLAEETFLDADELGGAEIALQVVASGAGLLILPMSVARHFNVKDTVARRLTGAPGTQIALAWPSDATDDVIEEFIGIVRGRTAQSSRQPSARQEKPKKAPKPDRRDAGTGGQKPKVAQRYAPNPDKGRGRGSRKKGRR; encoded by the coding sequence GTGCCCGCTGAAGACGAACCCACCCTGGACCCGGCCGCCCCGGACTCCCCGCCGCGCGAGCTCCGCTTCGCCTACGTTGCCGGCGTAACGCCGGGCAAGTGGGTCCGGCGCTGGCAGGAGCGGATGCCGCACGTTCCCGTGCGCTCGTTCATGTCCGACGGCGGCAGCCAGCTTTCCGTCCTGCGTGACGGTTCGGCGGACCTCAGCTTTGTCCGACTCCCGGTGGAGCGCGAAGGCCTCAACGTCATCCCGCTGTATGAGGAACAGCCCGTGGTTGTGGCGCCCAAGGGACATGAAATCAGCGTGTTCGAGGACGTGGCGCTGGAGGACCTTGCCGAGGAAACGTTCCTCGACGCTGATGAACTGGGCGGGGCGGAAATCGCCCTGCAGGTGGTGGCGTCCGGCGCGGGCCTGTTGATACTTCCGATGTCCGTAGCGCGGCATTTCAACGTCAAAGACACCGTGGCCCGCCGCCTCACGGGGGCGCCGGGGACACAGATCGCACTCGCCTGGCCCAGCGACGCCACGGACGACGTGATCGAAGAGTTCATCGGCATTGTCCGCGGCCGCACGGCGCAGAGCTCGCGGCAGCCCTCCGCCCGGCAGGAGAAACCCAAGAAGGCGCCTAAGCCGGACCGCCGCGACGCCGGGACCGGCGGGCAGAAACCCAAAGTCGCCCAGCGCTACGCCCCCAATCCGGACAAGGGGCGGGGCCGCGGCTCGCGGAAGAAGGGCAGGCGGTAA
- a CDS encoding DUF5997 family protein has translation MTSANSQSMKPATAAKKLGIYLPATPQEFQDSTITRAEFAELQSNPPEWLAELRRNGPHPRPVVAQKLNISISGLARGGVEEALTTAEITALLQAPPAWLVAERATHAAVRAEAQRVKEEAARKAAKKARQG, from the coding sequence ATGACCTCTGCTAACTCCCAGTCCATGAAGCCGGCCACCGCTGCCAAGAAGCTTGGCATCTACCTGCCTGCGACACCCCAGGAGTTCCAGGATTCAACCATCACCCGCGCGGAGTTCGCCGAGCTGCAGTCCAACCCGCCGGAGTGGCTGGCCGAACTGCGCCGCAACGGCCCGCACCCCCGTCCGGTGGTCGCCCAGAAACTCAACATCTCCATCAGCGGACTCGCCCGCGGCGGCGTAGAAGAGGCACTTACGACGGCGGAAATCACCGCGCTGCTGCAGGCTCCCCCTGCATGGCTGGTTGCCGAGCGGGCCACGCACGCCGCCGTCCGCGCCGAGGCCCAGCGGGTCAAGGAAGAGGCTGCCAGGAAGGCAGCAAAGAAGGCGCGTCAGGGCTAA